ATGCGCCTGTGGTTCTATAAAACTTACTTCGAACCCTATTTTAACTTGTGATTTGGCCGTCATACCTACTGATAGTAATATTACTAATGCTAATAATGATTTTTTCATTGATGTTTTGTTCTTTTAACGGTTATTAAGCTTGCATAAGGTAATGCAATTGTTTGCTAAATTGTGCCAAACTTAGAGAAAACTGCGCAAAAAGCCGATTGTAGCACTGAATTTATTTCAAAATGTCCCAACCTGTAACACACTTAATACAAGCTGCTACAGTCATTTTAAATATTTTTGTGCGTTAACCTCTAAAGAGCGTTATTAGTAGTATACTGAAGTATCAAGGTATAAAATGCATTCGCCGGAACTCGAATTGCAGGTAAAACAAGAACCACAAACAAATGAAAGTAAAGTACATTATTTACACCCTGCTTGTTGTAGGAGCAGCTTATTTAATTTATTACAGGATCAATGCGAATAAAAAAATCGCAGAAGAAGGAGCAAACATGAGTAAGGGCGGAAAAGGAGGTGCTTCGAAAGGTCTACATGTTGATGGAATTGTAGTTACAGCAAGTGATTTCAGCAATGATCTGGAAATTACCGGAACTTTGGAAGCCAATGAATCTGTTGAATTACGCAGTGAGGTATCCGGGTTAGTGACCAGTATTAATTTTAAAGAGGGTGCCAATGTGAGTAAAGGCAGTTTGCTGGTTAAGATTAACGATAGAGATATACAGGCGCAACTGCAGCAGGCACTAACCAAACAGCAATTGTCGGCCGCCAACGAAAATCGTTCTAAACAATTGTTAGAAAAAGGAGCCATCAGTCAGGAAGAATACGACACTTCATTGGCCGATCTGCAATCACTTAAAGCACAAACCCAACTGATCCGTGCGCAGCTGGCAAAAACAGCTATCTATGCGCCATTTAGTGGTAAAATTGGTCTGCGCTCCATTTCTGTAGGTGGTTACATCACACCAACAACACTCATTGCAACCCTATCCAGTGTCAACCCCTTAAAAATTAGCTTCTCAGTTCCGGAGAAATACATGGGGCAAATAAAACTGAACTCGGAGATTTCCTTTACAACTGCCGGACTTAATAAAACGTTTACGGGTAAAGTTTTCGCCATAGAGCCTGGCATCAATACAGAAACCCGAACTTTACAAATAAAAGCACTTGCACCTAATGCCAATGATGAATTGAGGCCTGGTTCTTTTGCTAAAGTAAAATTGGCATTGAGCGCCATAAAAGATGCCATCCTTATACCGAACCAAGCCATTATCCCCGTATTGAAAGGTAAAACCGTTTTTATCAGTAAGGATGGTAAGGCGCAACAGATACCGGTTGAAGCAGGTACACGTACTGCTGATCAAATTGTGATCACCTCGGGTTTAAACGTTGGCGACACGGTATTAACAACCGGAGCAATGGCCTTAAAACCTAATGCACCAGTTAAAGTTACGGTGGTTAATCACAAATCGAAGCTATGAGTATTTCAACCACCAGTATAAAAAGGCCGGTTCTGGCCATAGTTATGAACCTGACGATCCTACTGTTTGGGGTAATCGGTTATAATTTTCTGGGCGTAAGGGAATATCCCAATATCGACCCTACAGTAATTAATGTGCGAACATCTTATCCAGGTGCCAACGCAGGTATTATTGAAACTCAAATCACTGAACCACTCGAAAAATCCATTAACGGTATTGATGGGATCAGGAACATTTCCTCATCAAGTAACCAGGGAAGTAGTAACATCACCATCGAATTTAACCTGAATAAAAACATTGATGATGCAGCCAATGATGTGCGCGATAAAGTATCTGAAGCGGCCAGAAGGTTACCTAAAGATATTGATGGAAATCCAGTTGTAAGTAAGGCTGACGCAAGCTCAGATGCCATCATTACCATGACCGTACAAAGTGATAAACGCAATGTAATGGAACTGAGTGATTACGCAGAGAATGTAATTGCCGACAGACTACAAACCATTACCGGGGTAAGTAGTGTACAGATCATGGGGCAAAGAAAATATGCAATGCGTATCCGTATTTCGCCGGATAAATTAGCGGCCTATGGCTTAACATCACAGGATATTGTAGCTGCATTGGATAAGGAAAACGTTGAATTGCCTTCTGGAAAAATAACAGGGGCCAACACAGAGCTGATTGTAAAAACACTAGGAAAATTAACCAACGCAGATGAATTCAATAACCTGATCCTAAAAAATCAGACTGGTAATGTGGTCCGCTTGAAGGATGTGGGTTTTGCAGAATTGGGTTCGGAAAATGAAGAAACGGTATTGAGAGAGTCGGGCAAACCGATGGTTGCCGTGGGCCTTATCCCCCAGCCCGGTGCTAATTACCTCGACATTTCTAAGGAGTTTGACAAACGTTTTGCGCAATTGCAAAAGGATGTCCCCCAAGATATTAAACTCAATATTTCTTTAGACACGACCAAATTTATCAAAGCCTCGGTAACCGAAGTTGCTGAAACTATCATTTTATCTTTGGTCCTGGTAATCCTGATCATTTATTTGTTTTTCAGAGATTGGGCCATCGCCTTCAGGCCACTTATTGATATTCCGGTATCATTGGTATTTACCTTTTTCATCATGTACATTTTCGGATTTTCCATCAATGTGCTGTCGTTGTTGGCTATTGTATTGGCAACAGGTCTGGTTGTAGATGATGGTATCGTGGTAACAGAAAATATCTTTAAAAAGGTAGAGGAAGGTTATTCACCTTTCGAAGCGGCCATTAAAGGATCAAATGAGATCTTTTTTGCGGTAATCTCTATTTCCATTACCCTCGCAGCAGTATTTTTACCGGTAATATTCTTGCAGGGCTTTGTCGGCCGACTGTTTAGGGAATTCGGCGTGGTAATCGGGGCCGCGGTTTTAATATCGGCCTTTGTATCCCTTACTTTAACACCGATGCTGAATGCCTATCTGATGAAAAAAGCAGGGCATAAAAAAACAAGGTTCTACGAAGTAACTGAACCTTATTTTATAAAGCTAAATGAAGGGTATGCTGAGAAATTAAATAAGTTTCTGGACAAAAAATGGTTGGCTATTCCCATTATAGCCGTATGTGTTGGTCTGATTGTGTTGTTCTGGAAGATATTGCCCAAGGAGACTGCCCCTTATGATGATCGAAGTGCAATCAACATGAACATAACCACTCCTGAGGGTTCTTCATTCGCTTATACGGATAAGTTTATGATGAAAATAAACCAGATGATCAATGATTCTGTGCCTGAAAAGAAAGTAAATATTACCATTACCTCACCTGGTTTTGGCGGTTCAGGTTCTACCAATAGTGGTTTCGTTAGGATGGGCTTAACTGATCCGACAGAAAGAAAAAGAACCCAGGCAGAGATTGCGGCAGACCTGACAAAGATTACCCGCAAATATTCGGAAGGGAAAGTGGTCGTTACCCAGCAACCGACTATTTCGGTAGGACGTCGTGGTGGATTGCCTGTCAATTATATCATCCAGGCTCAAAACTTTGAAAAGCTGCGTGAAAAAGTGCCTTTGTTTATGGATGAGGTAGCTAAAGACCCAACTTTTACCACATCAGATGTGAACCTGAAGTTTAACAAACCCGAAATCGACCTGATTATTGACAGGGATAAAGCTAAAAACCTGGGGGTATCAGTTTCTGATATTGGTACGGCCTTGCAACTTGGCTTAAGCGGTCAGCGTTTCTCTTATTTCTTTATGAACGGGAAGCAATATCAGGTGATTGGGCAATTTGAGGTGGGCGACCGTAAAGCCCCACTAGACCTGAGCTCGATATATGTACGAAATAACAATAATGAACTGATACAACTGGATAATCTTGTAACGGCAAAAGAAGAGAGCAGTCCGCCGCAACTTTACCGCAACAACCGTCTTACTGCCGCTACAGTCTCTGCTGGCCTGGCGCCAGGTAAAAGTATTGGTGAGGGTATAGCTGCAATGGACAGGATTGCCGAAAAAGTATTGGATGAATCATTTACTACCGACCTTGGCGGTGAATCGAGGGACTTTAAAGAAAGTTCATCGAATACACTTTTTGCCTTTGGACTGGCGTTATTGCTGGTTTATCTAATTCTTGCAGCCCAGTTTGAGAGTTTTGTCGATCCGATTATTATTATTTTAACGGTACCCATGGCCGTTGCTGGGGCATTTTTATCCCTATGGTTATTTGGGCAGAGTTGGAATATTTTTAGCCAGATTGGTACGATTATGCTGATTGGTTTGGTAACCAAGAACGGTATTTTGATTGTTGAGTTTGCCAACCAACTTAAGGAACAGGGAAAAAGTGTACATGATGCCATTAGGGAAGCTTCGGTTTCGAGGTTAAGACCTATCCTAATGACCAGTCTGG
This is a stretch of genomic DNA from Candidatus Pedobacter colombiensis. It encodes these proteins:
- a CDS encoding efflux RND transporter permease subunit; this encodes MSISTTSIKRPVLAIVMNLTILLFGVIGYNFLGVREYPNIDPTVINVRTSYPGANAGIIETQITEPLEKSINGIDGIRNISSSSNQGSSNITIEFNLNKNIDDAANDVRDKVSEAARRLPKDIDGNPVVSKADASSDAIITMTVQSDKRNVMELSDYAENVIADRLQTITGVSSVQIMGQRKYAMRIRISPDKLAAYGLTSQDIVAALDKENVELPSGKITGANTELIVKTLGKLTNADEFNNLILKNQTGNVVRLKDVGFAELGSENEETVLRESGKPMVAVGLIPQPGANYLDISKEFDKRFAQLQKDVPQDIKLNISLDTTKFIKASVTEVAETIILSLVLVILIIYLFFRDWAIAFRPLIDIPVSLVFTFFIMYIFGFSINVLSLLAIVLATGLVVDDGIVVTENIFKKVEEGYSPFEAAIKGSNEIFFAVISISITLAAVFLPVIFLQGFVGRLFREFGVVIGAAVLISAFVSLTLTPMLNAYLMKKAGHKKTRFYEVTEPYFIKLNEGYAEKLNKFLDKKWLAIPIIAVCVGLIVLFWKILPKETAPYDDRSAINMNITTPEGSSFAYTDKFMMKINQMINDSVPEKKVNITITSPGFGGSGSTNSGFVRMGLTDPTERKRTQAEIAADLTKITRKYSEGKVVVTQQPTISVGRRGGLPVNYIIQAQNFEKLREKVPLFMDEVAKDPTFTTSDVNLKFNKPEIDLIIDRDKAKNLGVSVSDIGTALQLGLSGQRFSYFFMNGKQYQVIGQFEVGDRKAPLDLSSIYVRNNNNELIQLDNLVTAKEESSPPQLYRNNRLTAATVSAGLAPGKSIGEGIAAMDRIAEKVLDESFTTDLGGESRDFKESSSNTLFAFGLALLLVYLILAAQFESFVDPIIIILTVPMAVAGAFLSLWLFGQSWNIFSQIGTIMLIGLVTKNGILIVEFANQLKEQGKSVHDAIREASVSRLRPILMTSLAIAIGALPIAMALGAAAKSRMGMGIVIVGGTTFALVLTLFVIPAIYSYWSKEHKANTELEQSLKLALEHEKG
- a CDS encoding efflux RND transporter periplasmic adaptor subunit codes for the protein MKVKYIIYTLLVVGAAYLIYYRINANKKIAEEGANMSKGGKGGASKGLHVDGIVVTASDFSNDLEITGTLEANESVELRSEVSGLVTSINFKEGANVSKGSLLVKINDRDIQAQLQQALTKQQLSAANENRSKQLLEKGAISQEEYDTSLADLQSLKAQTQLIRAQLAKTAIYAPFSGKIGLRSISVGGYITPTTLIATLSSVNPLKISFSVPEKYMGQIKLNSEISFTTAGLNKTFTGKVFAIEPGINTETRTLQIKALAPNANDELRPGSFAKVKLALSAIKDAILIPNQAIIPVLKGKTVFISKDGKAQQIPVEAGTRTADQIVITSGLNVGDTVLTTGAMALKPNAPVKVTVVNHKSKL